gcggaatccaactgaaggaagctttttttccgctagcggaaaaaatttgctagcggaacccatggaactctatggagaggcattttttccacatggattccgacacggattcagcgtcaaaatcctcgccaaaaaactcaatgtgaatggAATCAAAGATAGTGATTTCTACTACTGAGATGATGGAGAGAGGCtgaactaaaaaataaaaaataatttaatttaCAGGTCACATTAgcaaaaaaaagaatattatctAATGCAGGTATCTAATGCAATAAGCCCCTCTTAGCTTTCCTTTATGCATGGATAGATGATTCGGTATGagctgtattttttttacattgcaggGCTCTGGGGCTTGGTTAATAATGCAGGTACAATAATttttggcccaaatgaatggcaaACAAAGGAAAATTTTGTGAAGGTCCTTAATGTGAATTTGATTGGAATGGTGGATGTGACTCTACAGCTACTGCCTCTGGTAAGGAAAGCCCAAGGACGCATTGTTAACGTATCTAGTGCTTTTGGAAGACTGTCTTCAGTTGGAGGATATTGCATATCAAAGTATGGTGTGGAGGCTTTCTCTGATAGCTTAAGGTAAGTTTTTATAAGATGGTGGTAATAACTTCTAATGTTCATAACTGGTGCAGATGCAGAATGCTAAAATGAAGGGTTGGGGCCACATTTTATGTCCTGTTTTCTATCATCTACCCCCTTTTTGGCCATACTTTTTGCAGGTGCGCCTTTTcttagactagttttactgtggtgccTAGTTATGATGTTGGCACACCTCCTGCTAAGTGTTGTGCACATGATAGTTTAGATGCGTCTTTTTTGTTCAAAAAAGTGCAATTGCTATAAAAAAATCGCGCAAGTACCCCTTTTTAATATTTTCTAACCTGACGGGCTCTTTTACGCTACCCTTTTATAAAGTCTTCATAAATGAAGCATAGGGcagaaaaaaacctcaaaaaggtgcaatttatcttaaaaaaaaaaaaaaaggcgcaaaaCAAGAAATCAAAGATCCACAATTATATGACAAACAAAAATTCACATTTAATAATCATCTAAAATATAATTAACCCCAATGATTGGAtggtataaaaataagaaaataattggAATGCTTTTACCTGTTCCAGATGAAGGGAGTCATAGCCCAACATTAGGGCCACAATGTATCCAAACGCAAAGGGGTGCAGGAGATTGACTCTGTATAACCCTATCACCCTTGCATATTAACAAGGTGCCAATGCTGCCCCTAAAATTGCCCTGCAAATATCGCCTTCCCTCCCAGGGAAATAAATTATGAAGGGTAATAGATAAGAGCTGTTTTTGCTGGTAAACATATCTCTAACACTTATTTTTTCCCTACAGGAGGGAATTACGTGATTTTGGAGTAAAAGTCTCCATCATAGAACCAGGAGGTTTCATAACACCGGCGACACTCTCAGTTGATATGTATATAAATAGCTTAAAACGTCTTTGGGAAAACCTCCCCAATGAAGTTAAAGATAGCTACGGCAAGCAGTACTACGAGCAATGtaagttgattaaaaaaaaaaaaaacctttgttcCAGCTCCCTGCAAATATAAACAGAATAAAGAGATCCAttttgggttttttcttcccctcactaaatttATAGGAAAAATCCTTGTAATTCCACAGCTAACAATAACATGctgtcttttttttaataaaaacacaTGTATTTTCGATAATGCCGCTTTTCGGCAACTTTCTTTTTCCATAACATGAGGGTGAGATCAaattaaatctcattcactttatttgTATTTTACAATTCAGGGTATTTTTCAGGCTAAAGCCCTATGTATTGGTCCGCAGCAAAAATCGTTGTCagaaaaaccacggcagaaatgcagaggtttcctcttcagactttctgcctcctttagacctatagggaaactgccggcatttccgtaggtgtaattgacattctgcgaaatccaaaactgtgatagttttggaaatcacggtgtgttcgctgcacgtatttttccacattgtggggacgggatttgctagaatcacattcactacacagtgactgtaaaatgctgcgcttTTTTCCATGGTCTTACCACTGAGGGAAAAACCACAAAATTTACACCATggccttaagctaaggccccacgggatgatccACAGCTCTAAAGCACTGCGCGAAAAAACATAGTGGGAATGCAtctcggttcttcccgcagcactctaaaaagaaagttcacagagttatcctccatggactttctgttacaattatatctacgggtaaGCCacgggcgtttccgtagatataatttacatgctgtgatttccaaaaccgcgccgcttttggaaattgcagcgtgttcgcgctgcaatttttaccgcaaagtgggcatgggatccatatgaatcctatccactttgcagttactgcatAATGCCGCGATTATTTCCTGCAGCGTTATCACCAcgggaaaatcgcagcatttctggcccatggggccccggccttagatgGGTTTCTACAGCAGCCACAATCATGCCTTAGgtgactgaggccccatgttgtggaaacgcagcttcttttgttgcagattttgttgctttttttttgagcTGAAGCCAGGAGTAGACTAAGCAGAGGGCagaagaataagaacttcctatatatttcccattccttttgtagccatttttggctttggctcaaaaaaaccgtaacaaaacctgcaacaaaagaagttACGTTTCCaaaacgtgggaccttagcctaaaggtggttTCAGGCTTAAtaactgatgtcctatccttatcTTCtgtctgaagaggctgcagtattcTGGTGAgtgctgcaacctcttcactgcttatcAAGCACAGGCCATAAATATGTATACTGGCTGTCCTTGGCATCGCAGCTCAGCCAAGTGTTGAATGAACATGGCATTGTGACATCCTGTGAAGCGGCGCCATCACCACTTCAAGCAGATGATCTTTGGGGGTCCAGGGcattggactcccactgatcttcaCATATCACCTATTGCTAGGGttgtaaatgtaaaaatattgGCACATTTTTTTGAGGAAAAAAAGCAAGTTTCACCAcagaaaatacagtaaaaaaaaaaaaaagcctacaaTATCTATCTTGTCTATTACAATGTAGGTGCATGTCACTGTTACTTGTACAAATTTACAACATCCTTTAGGTTGCAAAAGATTTATTCGGAAATCTGAGTCATTTGCCTGGACTAATAGAGAACATAACATTTTGTAGCATAACATGTTCACTCCTCTATTCACAGATGAGAAAAATCTGAAGGCTTTACTGAAAACAGCCAGTCCAAAGACCTATCAGGTTCCAGACTGTATGGAGCATGCTTTGACTGCTGTGTACCCTTGGACAAGATATTCTCCTGGATGGGACTGCAAGCTTATCTACCTTCCGTTATCTTACCTCCCCACTGTGTTATCGGACTATGTGATGGCTCGCTTTTCACCCAAACCAGCCCATAAAGCTGAACAAAGCACAACCACATGTGGCTGATTCAGAATAACATTGGTATAAGTCCAGTCTTACTGAGATGTATTGATATAAATTGCAGGAAACCTAGATCTAATAAAGAGTAACAATTTCATCAAACTGTTTACCATTATTTGTAAGGCCTGCCATGTTCTCACTGTCACTAGAAGATTCACCTATATAGGGGCGTAACTATAAAAGACCAGGCGCCATAGCAAGCTAtgactccaccaccaccaccaccaaggtataatgtctcccctcctggctcccacatggtacaatgtcccctttcctggcctccacacattataatgcaccCCTTACTAatacctcacatagtataatgccccctttactgacccccccaCTTTATTGGTCCTCAAACAGTATATGGccctctttattggc
This sequence is a window from Leptodactylus fuscus isolate aLepFus1 chromosome 2, aLepFus1.hap2, whole genome shotgun sequence. Protein-coding genes within it:
- the LOC142193870 gene encoding retinol dehydrogenase 7-like — protein: MWLLLPVVFALILLYRWYKQSLMLENVTDKYVFITGCDTGFGNLLAKQLDKRGMKVLAACLTDHGAKNLKKETSSRLQTILLDVTDSKSVRSAAEIVSNTVGKTGLWGLVNNAGTIIFGPNEWQTKENFVKVLNVNLIGMVDVTLQLLPLVRKAQGRIVNVSSAFGRLSSVGGYCISKYGVEAFSDSLRRELRDFGVKVSIIEPGGFITPATLSVDMYINSLKRLWENLPNEVKDSYGKQYYEQYEKNLKALLKTASPKTYQVPDCMEHALTAVYPWTRYSPGWDCKLIYLPLSYLPTVLSDYVMARFSPKPAHKAEQSTTTCG